Sequence from the Streptomyces mobaraensis NBRC 13819 = DSM 40847 genome:
TGTTTGAGGCAGTAGTACCACTCGCCCGGTTTGCCCGCCGGGCGCTTCTTGAACAGCGCCATGTCTCCTCCTTCGCCGGTTCCCTCGCCGGTTCCTTCGCCGGTCCGCGCGACCTCTCGCCCCCATGCTCCCCGACCGGCCGTGACTACACTCGCAGGCATGTCTGGCCAGTCACTTCTCGTCCCCGGGAAACTCTCTCCCGCCCGCCCCGTACCCGCGTCGATCCCGCGCCCCGAGTACGTCGGCAAGGAAGCGCCCACCCCGTACTCCGGCCCCGAGGTCCAGGACGCCGAAACGATCGAGCGGATGCGGATCGCGGGCCGCATCGCCGCGCAGGCGATGGAGGAGGCTGCCAAGCACATCGCGCCCGGTGTGACCACCGACGAGCTCGACCGGGTCGCGCACGAGTTCATGTGCGACCACGGCGCCTACCCCTCGACGCTCGGCTACCGCGGTTTCCCCAAGTCCCTCTGCTCCTCGGTCAACGAGGTCATCTGCCACGGCATCCCGGACTCGACCGTGCTGCGCGACGGCGACATCGTCAACCTCGACGTGACGGCCTACATCGGCGGCGTGCACGGCGACAACAACGCGACGTACCTCTGCGGCGACGTGGACGAGGAGTCGCGCCTGCTGGTGGAGCGCACCCGGGAGGCGCTGAACCGGGCGATCAAGGCGGTCAAGCCGGGCCGCCGCATCAACGTCATCGGCCGCGTCATCGAGTCCTACGCCAAGCGCTTCGGCTACGGCGTGGTCCGGGACTTCACCGGCCACGGCATCAACTCGTCCTTCCACTCCGGCCTGATCGTCCCGCACTACGACAGCCCGCACCACGACACCCTGATCCAGCCGGGGATGACGTTCACCATCGAGCCGATGCTGACGCTGGGCACGTACGAGTACGACATGTGGGACGACGGCTGGACGGTCGTCACCAAGGACCGGAAGCGGACGGCGCAGTTCGAGCACACCCTGGTGGTGACGGACACGGGCGCGGAGATCCTGACGCTGCCGTAGCCGTCCCGGCCCCGCGCACGGCCGGGGGTGTCTTTCCGGCCGCGCGCGGGGCCTGCGGTACCGGGGGGCGCGCTTCGGCGAGAGGGCGGACCGCCGGTCGTCGGCGCCGTTCCCGCGCCCCACGCACGATCCACTTCTTCATGTATCGGCCATTTAACTAACCGCTCCCGCTGGCCGGTTCTGTGGGGTCCACCAGCCGGAAGGACGCGGGACAGGCGGACACGGCACGTCCCGGGGAGACCTCCTCCACCCGGCAGGCCGCCCTCTGGCACGCCGACGGCGACGGGAAACGTGACCTCTCCCACAAACGGGCCCGCGAACGGGCCCCCATACGTCGCGACTTTCGGCCTCCGGGCGAGTGGCCGGAATTCCGCGCCGCCCTCTTTCGCGCGGCCAAGAATTCACATATTGCACGTCGGCTCTTTTCGCAGCCATATCGATGGCATAGGAAATTGGCCGGGAAGGCTGCTTTCGGGGAGCTTGTGGCGCGTGCGACGGTGGTGACGCCCACCCCACCATGAAGAGAGGGAAAGAGAATGAAGTTCCCCATGGGTCGTTCCCTTGGCGTGGCCGCGGCGGCCGTGGCCGCGCTGGCCGCCACCGCCCTGCCGGCCGTGGCCGCCACCGACGCGGCCGCCGCCGCCCCGATCAACCGCACGAACTGCAACCAGAACGACTACCTGGAAATACACAACAACAACGGCCGCGACACGCTTTGCTTCGCCAATGCCGGCGAGATGCCCGTCGCCATTTACGGCGTCAACTGGGTGGAGTCCGGGAACAACAGCGTGACCTTCCAGTTCCAGCGGAATGAGAGCGACCCGCGGATCGAGACCGTCACCCTCGGCAAGTGGAGCCAGTGGAACCCGGGTCAGCCCTACCTCCACAAGATCCTCTGGATCAAGATTCACTGACGCCCGGCGGTTCGAGTCGGTGACGTGAGTCGCCGATGCGAGCCGACGGTCGGATGAGGCGACAGGGATCCGGTGGCCGGCCGCCATCGGATCCCTGTCATGGGAGCGGCCACGGCGGTATCGTCTTCCCGACAGCGCGTCGGCAAAACGATTGACTTAGGCAAGCCTAACCACGGACAATCGACTCAGGGGACGCTTCGGTGTCCTCGTGGACCGGTTGTCCGTCGCTCGCCCGTCGCTCCCGTCCCCTCGTCACCGGAGGTCCGCCGTGGACTCGCCCGACACGAACCCGCTCACCCCGTTCTCGACGCTGATCCGCACCGCCTCGCACTCCCAGCACACCGAGGCCGAGAACTCGTCGTTCATGAGCGACCTGCTCGGCGGCCGGCTCGGCGTCACCGCCTACCGCCGCTACACCGAGCAGCTCTGGTTCGTCTACCGGGCCCTGGAGGCCGCCGCCCCGGCCCTCGCCGACGACCCCGTCGCGGGCCCCTTCATCCGCCCCGAACTGGCCCGCACCGCATGCCTGGAGCGCGACCTCGCGCACCTGGGCGGCCCCGGCTGGCGTACGGGCCTGACGCCCCTGCCCGCCACCGAGGCGTACGCCGCCCGCATCGAGGAGTGCGCCCGCGACTGGCCCGCCGGCTACGTCGCCCACCACTACACCCGCTACCTCGGCGACCTCTCCGGCGGCCAGGTCATCCGCGGCACCGCCGAGAAGAACTGGGGCTTCGACCGCAAGGGCGACGGCGTCCGCTTCTACGTCTTCGACGGCATCGGCAGCCCCACGGCCTTCAAGCGCCACTACCGCGAACTCCTCGACGCACTGCCGCTCGACGACCTGGAGAAGCAGCAGGTCGTCGCGGAGTGCAAGCGCGCCTTCGCGTTCAACACGGCGGTGTTCCGGCAGCTCGGCGAGGAGTTCCCGCTGAGCGCGTGAGCTGAACGAGGCACGGCCTCCGGCGGGCGGCCTCAGACTTGGAGGAAGGCGACGACCCCTGTGACAAGTATGATCACGATGCCCAGCAGGACCCCCGCCATCGTGGGCGACACCCGGTCCCGCTTCCGCAGTGGCGGCCGGAACCGGTCAGCCGGACTCGTGGAGAACTCCCACCAGTTGACGACCTGTCGGTAGGCCACGTCGAAGTCGGGGGCCGGGTAGAGGTAGCTGTGCTGGAGTGCGGGCAGGGAGCGGCGCCGGCCGTCCCCCAGCGTGATCCGGACCGTGGTCGACTTCTCCGCCCCCTTCCCGGTCTCGCGCACGTCGATCCACCGGATCTCGTGCCAGGGGTAGGTCCGGCCGCGTCCGAAACCCCAGCGGGTGGTGATGCCGGCCGCGCCGACCACCGTCTGGCAGCGGGCCGTGACGAAGACCCCGACGACAAGGAGCGCGGCGGTCATGGCGAGCATCCAGCGGAAGCCCACCGGGCCCAGCTTCTTGTACGCGAGGGCGAGTTCGCCCGTCAGGATCAGCACGATGAACACCAACCGCGTGCCGGTGGGGCGGTACCGGTCCTTGCCCCGAAAGACCAGTTCGTTCACCGCGCGTCCACCCCGTCCCGATTCCACGGGCTCGGAGAGCGCCGGGGCCGGGAACGTCCTCCCTGACGAGCGCGCGCGGATGAACAGCCGAGGCCGGAGACGTACATGAGCACTTCTTTCTTGCGGTCGTGCGTGAGCGCGGTCGCGCTCTGGTGTTTCCTCCCGTGCCCGCCCGGTCGGTGACAG
This genomic interval carries:
- a CDS encoding heme oxygenase (biliverdin-producing), whose translation is MDSPDTNPLTPFSTLIRTASHSQHTEAENSSFMSDLLGGRLGVTAYRRYTEQLWFVYRALEAAAPALADDPVAGPFIRPELARTACLERDLAHLGGPGWRTGLTPLPATEAYAARIEECARDWPAGYVAHHYTRYLGDLSGGQVIRGTAEKNWGFDRKGDGVRFYVFDGIGSPTAFKRHYRELLDALPLDDLEKQQVVAECKRAFAFNTAVFRQLGEEFPLSA
- a CDS encoding beta/gamma crystallin domain-containing protein — protein: MGRSLGVAAAAVAALAATALPAVAATDAAAAAPINRTNCNQNDYLEIHNNNGRDTLCFANAGEMPVAIYGVNWVESGNNSVTFQFQRNESDPRIETVTLGKWSQWNPGQPYLHKILWIKIH
- a CDS encoding PH domain-containing protein yields the protein MNELVFRGKDRYRPTGTRLVFIVLILTGELALAYKKLGPVGFRWMLAMTAALLVVGVFVTARCQTVVGAAGITTRWGFGRGRTYPWHEIRWIDVRETGKGAEKSTTVRITLGDGRRRSLPALQHSYLYPAPDFDVAYRQVVNWWEFSTSPADRFRPPLRKRDRVSPTMAGVLLGIVIILVTGVVAFLQV
- the map gene encoding type I methionyl aminopeptidase, whose protein sequence is MSGQSLLVPGKLSPARPVPASIPRPEYVGKEAPTPYSGPEVQDAETIERMRIAGRIAAQAMEEAAKHIAPGVTTDELDRVAHEFMCDHGAYPSTLGYRGFPKSLCSSVNEVICHGIPDSTVLRDGDIVNLDVTAYIGGVHGDNNATYLCGDVDEESRLLVERTREALNRAIKAVKPGRRINVIGRVIESYAKRFGYGVVRDFTGHGINSSFHSGLIVPHYDSPHHDTLIQPGMTFTIEPMLTLGTYEYDMWDDGWTVVTKDRKRTAQFEHTLVVTDTGAEILTLP